A window of the Schistocerca nitens isolate TAMUIC-IGC-003100 chromosome 5, iqSchNite1.1, whole genome shotgun sequence genome harbors these coding sequences:
- the LOC126260242 gene encoding myogenesis-regulating glycosidase-like → MWTPTTLLLLGALVASAAARLSTRYDQASGRILLLSDRGGDEVEVGYIEASSKQRSAVPRHETRGNEESFDFGASRVLVRHQDRSGECLWIRHTKDNPSEIITMCQRHLRSHIYGGVESTYRTWPIENNVYKHYAYVAEHTDHATIATRYWVFSDGRLVHVHTNVPLFVDQNSNQTSNKLCFSAENASPYPEDRSDNVLEYELCTYGDAKEAHLVGIQKYLGKPTAIPDERLGVQPFWQVGPPEQNVRERAAGIIEHGFGYSLLEIANFWESCRGSFTPDTTKFPDMKALVDDLHALGFPVALWIHPFINSDCEPFFSEAQSKGYFVRNNNGSISTRWWGGWASIIDFTNPDAVAWWTDRVAALRNETGVDSFMFDFGETSYLPQPPQLTPLERTPVVYTDAYAKAVAQFGPKARLRSGVESQRLPNFFHMDAVDTSWSTQNGLKTLLPKLLEMSLQGYPFVMPERVGGSAKTGVIATRELYIRWLEASAFMPAVHFRTVPWDYDNETVELARNLTALRAQYGPKIVELMKQAVEDGTPVNRPIWWLDPTDSTALKISDEYLLGDDLLVAPVTYRTATRRDIYLPKGYWRDEVDPEHPTIRGPTWLYAYPAPLNTLPYFTRVSS, encoded by the exons GTGGAGACGAGGTAGAAGTGGGATACATCGAAGCCTCCAGCAAACAGCGGTCTGCAGTTCCACGCCACGAGACTCGTGGAAACGAGGAGTCCTTCGACTTTGGCGCCTCCAGAGTTCTCGTCCGGCACCAAGACAGGTCGGGCGAATGTCTCTGGATCCGGCACACCAAAGACAATCCGAGTGAGATAATCACAATGTGTCAGCGGCACCTGAGGAGCCACATCTACGGTGGTGTCGAATCGACCTACCGCACCTGGCCCATCGAGAACAACGTCTACAAGCACTACGCATACGTCGCCGAACATACGGACCACGCCACCATCGCTACGCGCTACTGGGTCTTCTCCGACGGAAGACTCGTCCACGTTCACACGAACGTTCCTCTATTCGTCGACCAAAACAGCAATCAGACGAGTAATAAACTGTGCTTCAGTGCCGAGAACGCGTCGCCCTACCCAGAGGACCGAAGCGACAACGTGCTGGAATACGAGCTGTGTACGTACGGTGATGCGAAGGAGGCGCACTTGGTCGGTATCCAGAAGTACCTGGGCAAGCCTACGGCGATTCCAGACGAACGCTTGGGTGTTCAGCCTTTCTGGCAAGTGGGGCCACCCGAACAGAACGTGAGAGAGCGGGCCGCAGGCATAATCGAGCACGGGTTTGGCTACAGCCTTCTCGAAATAGCTAACTTCTGGGAGAGCTGCCGTGGAAGCTTCACCCCTGACACCACCAAGTTCCCCGACATGAAGGCGCTCGTGGACGACCTCCACGCACTGGGATTTCCCGTCGCGTTGTGGATACACCCATTTATAAACAGTGACTGCGAACCCTTCTTCTCTGAGGCACAGTCCAAAGGTTACTTTGTGCGCAATAACAATGGCAGCATCTCTACTCGCTGGTGGGGTGGATGGGCCAGCATTATCGACTTCACCAATCCTGATGCGGTAGCTTGGTGGACTGATCGAGTTGCG GCGCTCCGCAACGAGACGGGCGTGGACTCCTTCATGTTCGACTTCGGCGAGACCAGCTACCTGCCGCAGCCGCCACAGCTCACACCGCTCGAGAGGACGCCCGTGGTCTACACCGACGCGTACGCCAAGGCAGTGGCCCAGTTCGGGCCCAAGGCGAGGCTGCGCTCCGGCGTCGAGAGCCAGCGCCTGCCCAACTTCTTCCACATGGACGCGGTGGACACGTCGTGGAGCACGCAGAACGGCCTGAAGACGCTGCTGCCCAAGCTGCTGGAGATGAGCCTGCAGGGCTACCCCTTCGTGATGCCGGAGAGGGTGGGCGGCAGCGCCAAGACGGGCGTCATCGCCACTCGCGAGCTGTACATCCGCTGGCTGGAGGCCAGCGCCTTCATGCCCGCCGTCCACTTCCGCACCGTGCCCTGGGACTACGACAACGAG ACGGTGGAGCTCGCACGCAACCTGACAGCTTTGCGTGCTCAGTACGGTCCGAAGATCGTCGAGCTGATGAAGCAGGCAGTAGAGGACGGCACTCCGGTCAACCGGCCCATCTGGTGGCTCGACCCGACAGACTCCACTGCTCTCAAGATCAGCGACG AGTACCTGCTGGGCGACGACCTGCTGGTGGCGCCGGTGACGTATCGCACGGCCACGAGGCGCGACATCTACCTGCCCAAGGGCTACTGGCGGGACGAGGTGGACCCCGAGCACCCCACCATACGGGGCCCCACCTGGCTCTACGCCTACCCTGCGCCGCTCAACACTCTGCCCTACTTCACCAGGGTCAGCTCCTAG